A region from the Linepithema humile isolate Giens D197 chromosome 1, Lhum_UNIL_v1.0, whole genome shotgun sequence genome encodes:
- the LOC105679726 gene encoding uncharacterized protein, whose translation MKTPMENQLSWLALFMTAFYSLLASCRGEECGPDELVRCARPLERINSNDLSLVMNKEDIDKLCPDLEAGMGCIKRYTIQCMKEEQRQRFNALYAGTNMAIMELCQDGPYQDEFLKHAPCMQKVKDEYEMCYKMYQKTIQEMERATNQTREQQTKSVKSVCCAFKEYLDCSHHTVRRRCGDDTAQFTKEFLDRMSSSLMNAHCTYTHEECIAYSGSSMPNLSAIMPMTLILLMRYFT comes from the exons TGCTCGCTAGCTGCCGCGGGGAAGAGTGCGGACCCGACGAGCTGGTGAGGTGCGCCAGGCCCCTCGAGAGGATCAACTCCAACGACCTAAGTCTCGTCATGAACAAGGAGGATATCGACAAACTATGCCC CGACCTCGAGGCTGGTATGGGATGCATCAAAAGGTACACGATCCAATGCATGAAGGAGGAACAGAGGCAGCGTTTCAACGCGCTCTACGCCGGCACCAACATGGCTATCATGGAGCTTTGCCAAGACGGCCCGTACCAGGATG AATTCTTGAAGCACGCACCATGCATGCAAAAAGTCAAAGACGAGTACGAGATGTGCTACAAAATGTATCAAAAGACCATACAAGAAATGGAAAGAGCGACCAATCAGACGCGCGAACAACAAACCAAGTCCGTCAAGTCCGTTTGCTG CGCCTTCAAGGAATACTTGGATTGCTCTCATCATACAGTACGCCGCCGGTGTGGCGATGATACGGCGCAATTCACGAAGGAGTTCCTCGATAGAATGTCAAGCTCGCTGATGAAC GCGCACTGCACCTACACGCACGAAGAATGCATCGCGTACAGCGGTAGCTCGATGCCAAATCTTTCCGCTATTATGCCAATGACGCTTATTCTCCTTATGAGGTACTTCACATAA